A stretch of DNA from Anopheles ziemanni chromosome 3, idAnoZiCoDA_A2_x.2, whole genome shotgun sequence:
AACAAATTGACTGAGCGAagaaattcattcattaaGTAAAGTACACCTTGTTTATAAACAGTATCTGGCaggtttacttttttcgagtttttttttcaatccacGCAACGGTTGCTTGTTGCGATTATAAAATCAGCTGTTTCGTCGCTCGCTACAATCACAATGTCAAAGCAAGTGCATACGGTTCGGTTGAACAACGGATATGATCTACCGATCCTCGGTTACGGAACGTATCTGGTAAGAAAGTGGCGATCGAAAGTCTAACCTAATACCTAACGTGTGTTTGCCTCTTCCAGGCCCAAGAAGGTCAGTGTGTCCAGTTGGTGAAGAAGGCCATCGATGCCGGGTACCGGCACATTGACACCGCATACGTGTATCAAAATGAGGTAGAAATCGGGCAGGCTATTCGGGACAAAATAGCAGAGGGTGTAATCCGCCGAGAGGACTTGTTTGTCACTACCAAGCTGGGGAACACATTCCACGATCCACAGCATGTCGAAGAAGCATTTCGTAGGTCCTTCGAAATGCTCAATATTGGTTACATCGACCTGTACCTGATGCACACACCGATGGGTTTGCAGTTTACTGGATTCGAGTACGGCGACATGGATCCAAAAGATGCCGCTGGAAATTTGCTCCATTCCGAGGTGGACTATGTGGAAACCTGGAAAGCAATGGAGAAGCTCGTAGCCTCCGGGAAGGTGCGGAGCATTGGGCTGTCTAATTTCAACAGTGAGCAAATCAAACGCATTCTCGAGGTGGCCACGATTAAACCGGTCAACAATCAGGTGGAGGTGAACCCTGGTTACGATCAGCGGAAGCTTATTTCCTTCTGCCAGAAGCATGAGATTACCGTGACTGCGTACGGGCCCATGGGTCGACCGCACCGAACAACCTACGGCAATCGGAACGCGCTCGATGATGCGAAGGTGATTGAAATTGGGCGGAAGTATAATAAAACCAGCGGGCAGATTATCTTGCGTTATTTGGTAAGTCGTTATCGTGCTCCTACGGACACAGTTTCGTTGTGTAATAAAAGTTTGTACCATTTTCAGATTGATATTGGCACTATTCCGATACCGTATTCAACGAACGAGGAACGTATTCGTCAGAATATTGATGTGTTCGACTTCAAACTGAACGACCAAGAAATTGAGTATCTCGCATCGTTTCACTCGGAGCGTACAATACCATTTCTTCCTCTAAAGTCGCATAAATACTATCCGTTTAATATTGAGTTTTGAGTTTCAAAGCAAGATAGATCACGTCATCTAACCACGTTTTCTGTTAAAATGTTGTCTTCATTACTGATTTACTAAAAGAATgccaacgaaaataaaaaattgtgcTGGAGTAATACAGCAAAACTTAAGCTTAATAAGCtttggcaaaacaaaatcatttttgCAGTATATTTACACAAAATACTTAAACTGTCTAACAGATGAAACTCAGCATACGATAGATGCGCTCCCATAACCTTCGAATGCTCGTCAAGGACTTCCATGAGGACAGTTGACTATTTGCGgccataaaaataataatgaacaaACACAATCCCGTTACAGATAACGACACTTCAAGCGATTatcatttatttctttaatgGATAATATCATTCCAACACTCCCACGGAAACCCACTCTTGCCACGTTTCTATATGGAATAGACAACCGGTTTTGTAAAGCTTTTTCCAAATCAAGTGTATGTCTTCTATGAATTACGTAATGATAGGAAGTTTGCACTATCTTATCAGTTTCCTGATTGATTGCTACAATGCAAAAAAGTTTCGCTCTACACATGAATGACGCAACCATCTAGTAAATGCAGCAACATTTAGAAGGCCTCCTCCATTCACTTTGATTGAGCCATCCTTTCCATGCCATAATGGGACACCCCATGCGCATCAATGCACTACTAGTGCATTCCTAATGACACTCATTACGTAAGTACGTCGtccgaaatgaaaatgtaaggCATTAGTGTGTATTTTAATGACAAGGGCTCAATGCGCCATAACATTTATTACCATTTGATGACCATTTTTTTACATCATGATCTCGatgatttgcattttttttttcagccaAATCTCATTCACCCTTATCAGTACTCCAGGTTGAACGGGAAGTACTTATGTTCGCGACTAAAGTTAAACGGTACCGTCCGGCCTCCGGTATTGAATCCGTCCATCACTTTGATTTCCTCCGGGGTCAACTTAAAGTCAAACAAGTCGATATTCTGCCGGATACGCTCGAGACGGGATGATTTCGGGATCGGAATCGTACCCAGCTCGATCAGATAACGCAGCACCACCTGACCCGAACTTTTGCCGTACCTTTTTCCGATCTCCACCACGCGCGGATCATCGAGGGCGTGCTTCGGAATGCCTTCCGTACCCACTACCGGGTCGGTCAGGTTCGGCCGTCCCAGTGGACTGTAGGCCGTTATGACGATGTCATGCTTGCGGCAGAAATCGATCAACTTCCGCTGATTGATGCCCGGGTTACACTCGACCTGATTGGTCACCGGTTTGATCGTACAGTTGGCCAGCAGGCGGGTCATCTGCTCGCTGTTAAAGTTCGACACACCGATGCTCTTTACTTTGCCCGTTTTCATCAGCTTTTCCATCGCTTTCCAGGTGTCGAGATAATCCACGTCCGAGTTGATCGTTTTACCCTCGGCATCCATGGGCAGGAAATCGTCCGGTGTCCAGCCGGAAAACTTCCAACCCGTCGGCCAATGCACAAGGTACAGATCGATGTAATCCAGACCGAGGTTGTCGAGCGATTTCTGGAATGCCTGCTCTACGTGTTCCGGAGCATGGTAGGTGTTCCATACCTGTTTCAGGATTTGACTTTAGTTCCTTGTTTGTCGCAACAAATGCTACCACCGGCCATCCGGGTAGGTAATTTACCTTCGTGACGATGAAAACATCCTCCCGCTTGATGACACCCTCAGCGATTTTATCCCGGACGGCTTTGCCCACCTGACTTTCGTTCTGGTAGAAATAAGCCGTATCGATGTGCCGATAACCTTCATCAATCGCCATCTTCACCGCTGCAATCCCTTCATCTTCGGTGGCCTGTTTCGGGTGGGCAATAAAAGCACCAACATTCAGCACGGATCAACTGATAAACACGCCTTGTTGCCCGTGCTTCTTACCATGTACGTGCCAAGCCCTAGCACGGGCATCTCGAGGCCGTTATTTAGCCGAACGGTGGGTACTTTCGGTGCCATCTGTCTTATCAAAATATTTCGCGATTGGGGGGAAAAGCACTACGAACCGCGCGTGCACAATTAACGACAGTCCAAGTACGACTAACGCTCCCACTGAAATCAGTATCAAATGGCGGAGAACAATGTGCAAAACGTTGTTAATGAAATGCCGTATCAATCAAACGAGGCGCACTGGCATCTTCCATAGTGGGGATCACTTGTTTGTAGATCATTTGTTTGTGCACAATTCCAGCTGACAGCATGCGCTGATAACTGAATACATTAACCCTTCGGCTTCCAGTTTTCTTTATTAGAAacgatattgaaaagtgacaCAAAAACGCTCCTATTCTACTACTGATTGTGAACAGACAGTTACCTAAATTGGTCATTATGGGTCTCCCCATGTCCGGCTGCAAGCTATTAAATAATGTTGGCAACGGAAATAGATTCAAATTACGCAAAACGCAAGCAAGTTCTATACACCTTGATTTGCAATGGATGTGTCAACTCTacctcggggtccacactgcagcgcgacgtcccgtttcaaaagtagcccagtttcggcagaagagccccgctacacgacccgaaaactcaaaaacttctcggcgagaagaggggaacaactgagaagtttacgtcaaaaacttttcagctccgtgagctgaaaactgcacccgagaagtttttggcagctaaccgaaaactcaaatgcgtcagaagaagaagacgaaaaagaaataaatgtaaacataacaaatctcaaaaacaaaataaacgaacatatggtgataaatttacgtgtttcttttgtagttacggttagttaatattttgttattttatagctagaatatcaattataaattcactatagatcaggggttcgcaaagtccggcccaccaactgattccaaaatctaaaagtttcaaaaagtttaatgataaagattaaaatattttattctaccactttttatgtaacttgagaacatcaaaatcttccttcttcatgcgaagaaagttaattatagtttcatttgcttgctctgctacagtattgtccagcaaacggttgccatcttcttgcctccgcacaatacgcctgttgcgttgttgcaagttttgggtactcaactcgatgacccgcgatagggtagttagccacattcaacagattatccatcttttactttttgtgtgaattgaaataagatcttgtttgctttgaaggaagatttttgagttaactgaaaaatcaaaaacaaaaacctcgttgcgccgcaaagttttgagtttgcggctcgtgtagcgtggctcacagaattggtaccacaaaacgcggctacacgaaccgagaagattttgacgtaaacttatacggtttttgagttctcggttggagttttcggttcgtgtagcggccCGGGAACagtcgcgcaagccaagcgcgacagaggtaggggaggtatgtggaaatatgtatcacgttggggcgcaaactcggcaaaatttttttattgaattttgaggtagtaatacatgatatttgtttagctacgtattttatgcaccctgagtgagtttggcgcttctacatttgaaattcactgagaaaacaaactgaaacaaacaacgacgatattttggcccgccgtaggaagtatatatttccacatcatctcctacttgttgaacagcagtttgtttacgtttcggcacccgaaaaaactttggtaaaaatatcaattaaaacggagtttgataactgaattacatttgtgaagcctaaAAATAATTAGTATAACGAAAAATAtgatgtttcgtgaagaatattgctcgttttgttcgcgtttgtgtttcggtttgtttacgttttgtccagctgtcggtttgttttcgtttcgaattgacatttgacaagagctagcgcgacgtcgcgtttttcgctgtttct
This window harbors:
- the LOC131287882 gene encoding 1,5-anhydro-D-fructose reductase-like codes for the protein MSKQVHTVRLNNGYDLPILGYGTYLAQEGQCVQLVKKAIDAGYRHIDTAYVYQNEVEIGQAIRDKIAEGVIRREDLFVTTKLGNTFHDPQHVEEAFRRSFEMLNIGYIDLYLMHTPMGLQFTGFEYGDMDPKDAAGNLLHSEVDYVETWKAMEKLVASGKVRSIGLSNFNSEQIKRILEVATIKPVNNQVEVNPGYDQRKLISFCQKHEITVTAYGPMGRPHRTTYGNRNALDDAKVIEIGRKYNKTSGQIILRYLIDIGTIPIPYSTNEERIRQNIDVFDFKLNDQEIEYLASFHSERTIPFLPLKSHKYYPFNIEF
- the LOC131287881 gene encoding 1,5-anhydro-D-fructose reductase isoform X1, whose amino-acid sequence is MAPKVPTVRLNNGLEMPVLGLGTYMATEDEGIAAVKMAIDEGYRHIDTAYFYQNESQVGKAVRDKIAEGVIKREDVFIVTKVWNTYHAPEHVEQAFQKSLDNLGLDYIDLYLVHWPTGWKFSGWTPDDFLPMDAEGKTINSDVDYLDTWKAMEKLMKTGKVKSIGVSNFNSEQMTRLLANCTIKPVTNQVECNPGINQRKLIDFCRKHDIVITAYSPLGRPNLTDPVVGTEGIPKHALDDPRVVEIGKRYGKSSGQVVLRYLIELGTIPIPKSSRLERIRQNIDLFDFKLTPEEIKVMDGFNTGGRTVPFNFSREHKYFPFNLEY
- the LOC131287881 gene encoding 1,5-anhydro-D-fructose reductase isoform X2; the protein is MAPKVPTVRLNNGLEMPVLGLGTYMVRSTGNKASVKMAIDEGYRHIDTAYFYQNESQVGKAVRDKIAEGVIKREDVFIVTKVWNTYHAPEHVEQAFQKSLDNLGLDYIDLYLVHWPTGWKFSGWTPDDFLPMDAEGKTINSDVDYLDTWKAMEKLMKTGKVKSIGVSNFNSEQMTRLLANCTIKPVTNQVECNPGINQRKLIDFCRKHDIVITAYSPLGRPNLTDPVVGTEGIPKHALDDPRVVEIGKRYGKSSGQVVLRYLIELGTIPIPKSSRLERIRQNIDLFDFKLTPEEIKVMDGFNTGGRTVPFNFSREHKYFPFNLEY